Below is a window of Streptomyces sp. NBC_00223 DNA.
GTGCTCGTAAAGGGGTTGGTAATTCCGACCGGAAAGCATCTGCTAAAGTCGGAGACACAACGAAGGGAAAGCCCGGAGGGGCCGGTGAAACGGTCTTGATGGCAGCTTCCGTTCCTTGAGAACTCAACAGCGTGCCAAAAGTCAACGCCAGATATGTTGATACCCCGTCCCTGGTTTACTGGGGATGAGGTTCCTTTGAAGAAAAAACACAGCGAGGACGCTGAGCATCCGGGGATTATTCTTCCCCGTGGTGCCGCTCTTTCGTGTGTGACCGGGATATCCCGGAAGCATTCACGGAGAGTTTGATCCTGGCTCAGGACGAACGCTGGCGGCGTGCTTAACACATGCAAGTCGAACGGTGAAGCCTTTCGGGGTGGATCAGTGGCGAACGGGTGAGTAACACGTGGGCAATCTGCCCTGCACTCTGGGACAAGCCCTGGAAACGGGGTCTAATACCGGATATGACCTGCTCTCGCATGGGGGTGGGTGGAAAGCTTCGGCGGTGCAGGATGAGCCCGCGGCCTATCAGCTTGTTGGTGGGGTGATGGCCTACCAAGGCGACGACGGGTAGCCGGCCTGAGAGGGCGACCGGCCACACTGGGACTGAGACACGGCCCAGACTCCTACGGGAGGCAGCAGTGGGGAATATTGCACAATGGGCGGAAGCCTGATGCAGCGACGCCGCGTGAGGGATGACGGCCTTCGGGTTGTAAACCTCTTTCAGCAGGGAAGAAGCGCAAGTGACGGTACCTGCAGAAGAAGCACCGGCTAACTACGTGCCAGCAGCCGCGGTAATACGTAGGGTGCGAGCGTTGTCCGGAATTATTGGGCGTAAAGAGCTCGTAGGCGGCTTGTCGCGTCGGATGTGAAAGCCCGGGGCTTAACTCCGGGTCTGCATTCGATACGGGCAGGCTAGAGTTCGGTAGGGGAGATCGGAATTCCTGGTGTAGCGGTGAAATGCGCAGATATCAGGAGGAACACCGGTGGCGAAGGCGGATCTCTGGGCCGATACTGACGCTGAGGAGCGAAAGCGTGGGGAGCGAACAGGATTAGATACCCTGGTAGTCCACGCCGTAAACGTTGGGAACTAGGTGTGGGCGACATTCCACGTCGTCCGTGCCGCAGCTAACGCATTAAGTTCCCCGCCTGGGGAGTACGGCCGCAAGGCTAAAACTCAAAGGAATTGACGGGGGCCCGCACAAGCAGCGGAGCATGTGGCTTAATTCGACGCAACGCGAAGAACCTTACCAAGGCTTGACATACACCAGAAACATCCAGAGATGGGTGCCCCCTTGTGGCTGGTGTACAGGTGGTGCATGGCTGTCGTCAGCTCGTGTCGTGAGATGTTGGGTTAAGTCCCGCAACGAGCGCAACCCCTGTTCTGTGTTGCCAGCATGCCTTTCGGGGTGATGGGGACTCACAGGAGACCGCCGGGGTCAACTCGGAGGAAGGTGGGGACGACGTCAAGTCATCATGCCCCTTATGTCTTGGGCTGCACACGTGCTACAATGGCCGGTACAATGAGCTGCGATACCGTGAGGTGGAGCGAATCTCAAAAAGCCGGTCTCAGTTCGGATTGGGGTCTGCAACTCGACCCCATGAAGTCGGAGTTGCTAGTAATCGCAGATCAGCATTGCTGCGGTGAATACGTTCCCGGGCCTTGTACACACCGCCCGTCACGTCACGAAAGTCGGTAACACCCGAAGCCGGTGGCCCAACCCCTTGTGGGAGGGAGTCGTCGAAGGTGGGACTGGCGATTGGGACGAAGTCGTAACAAGGTAGCCGTACCGGAAGGTGCGGCTGGATCACCTCCTTTCTAAGGAGCATCTTGGCTGCCGCAGGGCAGTCCAGGGCCAGTTCATCGGCGAGTGTCCGGTGCTGGTTGCTCATGGGTGGAACGTTGACTATTCGGCACGGCTCTGTGGGGTCACTAGTACTGCTTCGGCGTGGAACGTGTATCGGACGGGGTCGGGTTGGGCGCGCTGTTGGGTTCTCAGGGAACGGGTGGTTTGTTTCCTTGAGTGTTGGTTGTTTGAGAACTGCATAGTGGACGCGAGCATCTGTGGCCAAGTTTTTAAGGGCGCACGGTGGATGCCTTGGCACCAGGAACCGATGAAGGACGTGGGAGGCCACGATAGGCCCCGGGGAGCTGTCAACCGAGCTTTGATCCGGGGGTGTCCGAATGGGGAAACCCGGCAGTCGTCATGGGCTGTCACCCATGCCTGAACACATAGGGCATGTGGAGGGAACGCGGGGAAGTGAAACATCTCAGTACCCGCAGGAAGAGAAAACAACCGTGATTCCGGGAGTAGTGGCGAGCGAAACCGGATGAGGCCAAACCGTTTACGTGTGATACCCGGCAGGGGTTGCGTGGGCGGGGTTGTGGGAGTTTCCTTGATCGGTCTGCCGGCCGGTCGGAGAGTCAGAAACCGTATGGGTAGGCGAAGGACATGCGAAAGGTCCGGCGTAGAGGGTAAGACCCCCGTAGCTGAAATCTGTACGGCTCTCTTGGAGATCACCCAAGTAGCACAGGGCCCGAGAAATCCTGTGTGAATCTGGCGGGACCACCCGTTAAGCCTAAATATTCCCTGGTGACCGATAGCGGATAGTACCGTGAGGGAATGGTGAAAAGTACCGCGGGAGCGGAGTGAAATAGTACCTGAAACCGTGTGCCTACAAGCCGTGGGAGCGTCGGACGTCGGGCTTTGCTCGATTGTCTCGTGACTGCGTGCCTTTTGAAGAATGAGCCTGCGAGTTTGCGGTGTGTTGCGAGGTTAACCCGTGTGGGGTAGCCGTAGCGAAAGCGAGTCCGAATAGGGCGGTTCAGTAGCACGCTCAAGACCCGAAGCGGAGTGATCTAGCCATGGGCAGGTTGAAGCGGCTGTAAGAGGTCGTGGAGGACCGAACCCACCAGGGTTGAAAACCTGGGGGATGACCTGTGGTTAGGGGTGAAAGGCCAATCAAACTCCGTGATAGCTGGTTCTCCCCGAAATGCATTTAGGTGCAGCGTCGTGTGTTTCTTGCCGGAGGTAGAGCACTGGATAGGCGATGGGCCCTGCCGGGTTACTGACCTTAGCCAAACTCCGAATGCCGGTAAGTGAGAGCGCGGCAGTGAGACTGTGGGGGATAAGCTCCATGGTCGAGAGGGAAACAGCCCAGAGCATCGACTAAGGCCCCTAAGCGTACGCTAAGTGGGAAAGGATGTGGAGTCGCAGAGACAACCAGGAGGTTGGCTTAGAAGCAGCCATCCTTGAAAGAGTGCGTAATAGCTCACTGGTCAAGTGATTCCGCGCCGACAATGTAGCGGGGCTCAAGCGTACCGCCGAAGTCGTGTCATTGCAGCATGTACTCCCAACGGAGGCTGTGATGGGTAGGGGAGCGTCGTGTGCCGGGTGAAGCTGCGCCGGAAGGCAGTGGTGGACGGTTCACGAGTGAGAATGCAGGCATGAGTAGCGATACAAGAGTGGGAAACTCTTGCGCCGATTGACTAAGGGTTCCTGGGTCAAGCTGATCTGCCCAGGGTAAGTCGGGACCTAAGGCGAGGCCGACAGGCGTAGTCGATGGACAACCGGTTGATATTCCGGTACCCGCTTTGAAACGCCCAGTATCGAGCCCATTAATGCTAAGGCCGTGAAGCCGCCTTTGATCTCTTCGGAGTGATGGGGAGTGGTGGAGCCGCTGAACCGAGGTGGTAGTAGGTAAGCGATGGGGTGACGCAGGAAGGTAGTCCAGCCCGGGCGGTGGTTGTCCCGGGGTAAGGGTGTAGCCCGAGAGATAGGCAAATCCGTCTCTTATGAGGGTGAGACCTGATGCCGAGCCGATTGTGGTGAAGTGGATGATCCTATGCTGTCGAGAAAAGCCTCTAGCGAGTTTCATGGCGGCCCGTACCCTAAACCGACTCAGGTGGTCAGGTAGAGAATACCGAGGCGTTCGGGTGAACTATGGTTAAGGAACTCGGCAAAATGCCCCCGTAACTTCGGGAGAAGGGGGGCCACGTCTGGTGAGCACACTTGCTGTGTGAGCTGGGTGTGGCCGCAGAGACCAGCGAGAAGCGACTGTTTACTAAAAACACAGGTCCGTGCGAAGCCGTAAGGCGATGTATACGGACTGACGCCTGCCCGGTGCTGGAACGTTAAGGGGACCGGTTAGTCACATTTCGGTGTGGCGAAGCTGAGAACTTAAGCGCCAGTAAACGGCGGTGGTAACTATAACCATCCTAAGGTAGCGAAATTCCTTGTCGGGTAAGTTCCGACCTGCACGAATGGCGTAACGACTTCTCGACTGTCTCAACCATAGGCCCGGTGAAATTGCATTACGAGTAAAGATGCTCGTTTCGCGCAGCAGGACGGAAAGACCCCGGGACCTTTACTATAGCTTGATATTGGTGTTCGGTTCGGCTTGTGTAGGATAGGTGGGAGACTTTGATATCGCGGCGCCAGCCGTGGTGGAGTCGTCGTTGAAATACCACTCTGGTCGTGCTGGATGTCTAACCTCGGTCCGTGATCCGGATCAGGGACAGTGTCTGGTGGGTAGTTTAACTGGGGCGGTTGCCTCCTAAAGGGTAACGGAGGCGCCCAAAGGTTCCCTCAGCCTGGTTGGCAATCAGGTGTTGAGTGTAAGTGCACAAGGGAGCTTGACTGTGAGACTGACGGGTCGAGCAGGTACGAAAGTAGGGACTAGTGATCCGGCGGTGGCTTGTGGAAGCGCCGTCGCTCAACGGATAAAAGGTACCCCGGGGATAACAGGCTGATCTTCCCCAAGAGTCCATATCGACGGGATGGTTTGGCACCTCGATGTCGGCTCGTCGCATCCTGGGGCTGGAGTCGGTCCCAAGGGTTGGGCTGTTCGCCCATTAAAGCGGTACGCGAGCTGGGTTTAGAACGTCGTGAGACAGTTCGGTCCCTATCCGCTGTGCGCGTTGGAGTCTTGAGAAGGGCTGTCCCTAGTACGAGAGGACCGGGACGGACGAACCTCTGGTGTGCCAGTTGTCCTGCCAAGGGCATGGCTGGTTGGCTACGTTCGGGAGGGATAACCGCTGAAAGCATCTAAGCGGGAAGCCTGCTTCGAGATGAGGGCTCCCACCCACTTGATGGGGTAAGGCTCCCAGTAGACGACTGGGTTGATAGGCCGGATGTGGAAGCCCTGTAAGGGGTGGAGCTGACCGGTACTAATAGGCCGAGGGCTTGTCCTCAGTTGCTCGCGTCCACTGTGTGGTTCTGAAACAACCAGCCACCACACACATTCCTGGTTCATCTGGGGTGTGTGGTGTGTGTTTCATGGTGTTTCGGTGGTCATAGCGTTAGGGAAACGCCCGGTTACATTCCGAACCCGGAAGCTAAGCCTTTCAGCGCCGATGGTACTGCAGGGGGGACCCTGTGGGAGAGTAGGACACCGCCGAACAATTATTGATTGCCTCAACCCCCGAGCTGATGCCCGGGGGTTGAGGCATTTTTGTTGCCCGTTCTCCTCTTGTTCACGTCGTTCAGGGAACCTGGCCGGACGGACAAGCGGAGGTGTGGAACGTGCAGCAGATGACGACTGCCGGCCGACGGCACGGGATCGCTTCGGACATGACGGCCACCGCCCTCCGGGACACCCTGGCGGAGTTGCGGATCGGCAGAGGCGCCGAGGTGATCGTGCCGTCCTTCGGGCCGGGAGCGCCCGCCGACGCCGTACGACTGGCCGGCGCGACACCGGTGTTCGCCGACATAGACCCGCGGACCTTCTGTCTCGACCCGCAGGCCGTCGCCGCCGGCATCACGTCCCGTACGGCCGCGATCGTGCCCGTCAATGTCTTCGGCCACCCGGCGCCCATGGCCCTGCTCGGTGAGCTGGCCGAGCGGTACGGGCTCGCCCTGGTCGAGGAGACCCCTTCGGACGAGGACATGGGGGTCGTCGCCCGTCGCCGGGCCCAAGCGCGGTTCCTGGACTCGGCGTTGACCGGCGTCGTCGTGCCGTACACCAAGCCCGGCGCTCGTCACGTCTACCACCAGTACACCGTGCGGGTGCCGGGCAACGGACGTCCCGACCGCGACGCCTTCGCCGCCGCGCTGGCCGCCCGTGGAGTGCGCGCGACGGTGGCCGTGCCCGTACCGGTGCACCGGATGCCCGCGCACCGGTCGGGGGTCGTGCTGCCGCAGACCGAGGCCGTGGCGGCGGACAGCCTGTCGCTGCCGGTGCACCCGGGGCTCACCCAGCGGGAGTTGACGCGTATCGCCGCCGTCTGCAACGCGCTGGGCGGACTGGTGCGCACCGACTCGCGGAGGTCGGAGCGGGTGTGAGCGGGCGCGAACTCGTCCGCGGAGAGGGTTTCTCCGCACGCCTGTTCATGGGCTAAGATCGTCGTGTCGACGCGCCCCAATAGCTCAGTCGGTAGAGCGTCTCCATGGTAAGGAGAAGGTCTACGGTTCGATTCCGTATTGGGGCTCGGATACGGAAGAGGCCCCCACCGGTTGGTGGGGGCCTCTTTCATGCCCGGATCTCACACCCGGAACGCATGTCGGAATCCCGCGTCCGGACGTCCGCCCGCGGCCTATGTCGTGGGCAGTGCCGGCACCCGCATCGCCAGGATGGCCATGTCGTCCGAGGGCGCGTCCGAGGCGAAGCGCTCCACCGCCCGCTGGATACGGGCCGCGACGGCGCCGGCCGTCAGCCCCGTACAGGTGGCCAGCACGTCCGCCAGGCCGTCGTCGCCGAGCATCCGGCTGCCCTCACGGCGCTCGGTCACGCCGTCCGTGACGCACAGCAGGACATCGCCCGGGTCGAGGGTGACGGTCTGCTCGAACAGCTCCAGGTCGTCCATCACCCCGAGCAGCGGCTGCGGTTCGGTGGCGGGCTCGACCGAGCCGTCCGGGCGCAGTCGCAGCGGCAGCGGGTGTCCGGCGCAGACCATGCGGAGCATCGCGCTGCCGTCGCTCTGGGGCCACAGCTCGCCGTAGAGGAGGGTCAGGAAGCGGCTGCGGGCGCCCTCGTCGAGGATGGCCGCGTTGAGGCGTTCCAGGACCGCGGCGCCGCCGAAGCCCTCGCGGGCGAGCAGGCGCAGGGCGTGGCGGGCCAGTCCGGTGACGGCGGCGGCCTCCGGGCCCGTACCGCAGACGTCGCCGATGGCGAAGCCCCAGCAGCCGTCGCGGATCGGGAAGAGGTCGTAGAAGTCGCCGCCGACCTCGTTGCCCTCCCCGGCCGCGCGGTAGACGACCTCGACCTCGACTCCGGGCACACACGGCAGCTCCGGGGGCAGCAGGCTGCGCTGGAGGGCCTGGCTGATGGCGGTGCGCTCGCTGTAGAGGCGGGCGTTGTCCAGGGCGAGGGCGGCCCGCCGGGACAGGTCCTCGGCGAGTTCGAGGATCTCCTGCCGGAAGCGCTCGTCGGCGGACTTGCCGAGGGTGAGCATGCCGATGACACGGTTGCGCGCCACCAGCGGCAGGACGACCGTCTCGCCGCCGACCGCGGCGGCGGTGGCCAGTGCGACCCCGGGTGTGCTCGGCGGGCGGGCGTTCGCGCCCGAACCGACGCCTAGGCTGCGAAGCGAGGCCCGCAGTGCGCTGGAGTGGGCCGCGTCGGAGGGCGCGGTCCACATGCGGGCGCCCGGGGTCGGGTCCGGGTCGGGCGGCCTGACCTGGGAGAGCAGCGCCTTGATGCCGTCGATGCGGTCCTCGTCCTCATGGAGGACGAAGGCCAGTTCCGGTTCCGACTGCTCGGCGATCGTGTAGACGGCGCACCAGCTGGCCAGGGTGGGCACGGTCATCTGGGCCATCAGTGCCAGCGTCTGGTCCCGCTCCAGGGTGCCCGCGAGCAGGTCGGACGCCTCGACGAGGAAGGAGAGCGAGCCGCGCCTGAGCCGTTCCAGCTCGGTGAGGCGGGCGCTCTCGACGGCCAGCGCGATCCGGTCGGCGGCGAACTGGAGCCGCAGCGCCTCCTGGTTGGAGTAGCGGCCGGGTGCCTCGGCGGCGACGCCGATCGAGCCGGTGAGCCGGCCCTCGACCTTGAGCGGCACGGTGACGACCGAGCGCATGCCGGTGCCGGAGAGCAGCGGTACGGCGCCGGGGACGGACGTCAGGTCCTCGTGCACGGCGGGCATCCGCGCGCTGCCGTAGCGCCCGGTGCCGGCCTCGACGGGGACGCGGGCGAAGCGCTGGCGGGCGGAGGGGAGGCCGGTGGAGGCCCTCACCTCCAGTTCGGTCTCGTCGTCGGTGGCGAGCAGCAGATAGGCGGCGTCGCCGTCGAGCATGTCGCGGGCGCGCTCGACCGTGCGCTGAAGGAGGCTGTCGAGGTCGTCGGGGGCGGGGGAGCCGATGAAGACCTCGAAGGCGTCCGCGGACTTGCCGCGCTGCGACATGCCGCTGTCGGAGGGCGCCGGGCCGCGCGAGGGGGTCTGGAGCACCGCGCGCTCCTCGGCCCGTACCAGCAGCAGGACGGTGGACGGCTCGCCGGCGCTGTCGCGGACCCGCAGGTGGGAGCCGTAGACGGACAGGACACGGCCGTCGCCGCCGCGCAGGCCGTAGGTGCCCTCCCAGCGGGAGAGCTGGAGGGCTTCGGCCAGGCCGATGCCGGTGCCGGGGGTCTGCGGCCAGGCGGTGAGGTCGGCCAGGGACTTGCCGAGCACGGCGTCGGAGGAGTGGCCGAAGAGGTGGGCGGCGTCGTCGTTCCAGCGGGTGACCCGGCCCTGGCGGTCGACCTGGATGACGGCGACCCGGACCCTCTCGTCGGCCAGCGGCAGTTCCGAGGTCGGCAGGACGGGGCTGGTGGAGCGGGTGCCCGCGGGGCGCTCGGGCAGGTCGAGCTGGAACCAGACCTGCTTTCCGGCGCCGGTGTACTCCACGCCCCAGCGGCTGGCCAGGGCGGCGCACAGCAGCAGGCCGCGCCCGCCCTCGTTGTCGGTGTCGCGGAACTGGCGGCCGCGGGTCTGCATGGGCACTTCGCGCTCGGGGTAGTGGTCGGCGACCTCGACCCGTACCGCGGTGTCGTAGCGCAGACACTGCACGTCGGCGGCGGTGCCCGCGTGGACCACGGCGTTGGTGACCAGCTCGCTGGTGAGGACCACGGCGTCGTCCACCACGTCGGCGAAGCCCCAGCCGTGGAGGGTGTCCCGGACGAAGGCGCGGGCGACGGCGACCGACCGCCCCACCGGTTCGAAGGTGGCCGCTGCACGCGCCGTGATCACCGGTCTCCTCGTTGCTCGTGTGTCGGTGGGCGCGCCGACGGCGGTCGTCGACCTGCCGCCGCGCTGCTGGACTGTCACCGGCGGCTCCCCAGACTCCTACGCCCGGCGAGGGGCGGGCAACCCGATGCCAGGTTACTTACCCTTCCGGATCGTGTGTGCGCCGGTTGCTGGTGTTTCCACCCCGAACATGCCCGCAGACTTGTCCGATGCTGCCGAACTGTTATGGCCCGGCGCGGTCGGGGTGAAACACTGGGGATGCTCTCAAGGGCAATCTTGCACATCTGCGGGTCGATCGACCCTCCAGGAGGGACACGGTGGAGTCTGGCGCATCGGCGCGGGGCGCGGTCACGCGTTCCAAGAACGGGCGATCCCGTGGGAGCGGGACCATAGAGGTCGATTCGGCCGCGCTCACCAAGCTGCTCGCGGCGCTGTCCGCGATGCGGGACGGAAACTTCCGCAAGCGGCTGACGGTCTCCGGCGACGGAGTGATGGCGGAGATCGCCGCCGTCTTCAACGAGGTCGCTGACCGCAACCAGCACCTCACCGGAGAGCTGGCCCGGGTCCGGCGGGTCGTGGGCCGGGACGGCAAGCTCACCGAGCGGCTGGAGTCCGGTTCCTCCGAGGGGGCCTGGGCAGCCGCCATCGAGGCGTCGAACGCCCTGGTGGACGATCTGGTCCGGCCGGTGTCCGAAGTCGGCCGGGTGCTGTCCGCGGTCGCCGAGGGAGACCTGGAACAGCGGATGGACCTGCGCGCGCAGAACGCGGACGGCTCCGCGCATCCGCTGCGCGGGGAGTTCCTGAAGGTCGGCCGCACGGTCAACGGCCTGGTCGACCAGCTGTCGGCGTTCACCGACGAGGTCACACGGGTGGCCAGCGAGGTGGGCACCGAGGGCAAGCTGGGCGGGCAGGCGAAGGTCCGGGGCATGTCGGGGTCCTGGAAGGACCTGACGGACTCGGTCAACACCATGGCGTACCGGCTGACCGCCCAGGTGCGCGACATCGCGCTGGTGACGACGGCGGTGGCCAAGGGCGATCTGTCCCGCAAGGTCACCGTGCACGTGGCCGGCGAGATGCTGGAACTGAAGAACACCGTCAACACGATGGTGGACCAGCTGTCCTCCTTCTCCTCCGAGGTGACCCGCGTCGCGCGTGAGGTCGGCACCGAGGGCGAGCTGGGCGGCCAGGCGCAGGTGCCCGGCGTGGCAGGTGTGTGGAAGGACCTGACGGACTCCGTCAACCTGATGGCCGGGAATCTCACGGCCCAGGTGCGGGACATCGCCCAGGTGACGACGGCCGTGGCGAACGGTGACCTGTCGCAGAAGATCACCATCGGGGCGCGCGGCGAGGTCGCGCAGCTCGCCGAGACGATCAACGCGATGACCGAGACGCTGCGTACGTTCGCCGACGAGGTGACTCGGGTGGCGGGCGAGGTCGGCGCCGAGGGGCAGCTCGGTGGCCAGGCTCAGGTGCCGGGCGCCGCGGGGACGTGGAAGGACCTCACCGACTCGGTGAACACCGCCTTCCGCAACCTCACCGCGCAGGTGCGGGACATCGCGCAGGTCACCACGGCCGTGGCCAACGGTGACCTGTCGCAGAAGGTCACGGTCGATGTCTCCGGCGAGATGCTGGAGCTCAAGAACACCGTCAATACGATGGTCGACCAGCTGTCCGCCTTCGGCGCGGAGGTGACGCGGGTAGCGCGTGAGGTCGGTGTCGAGGGCCAGCTGGGCGGTCAGGCTCAGGTGCCGGGGGCGGCGGGTACGTGGAAGGACCTCACCGACTCGGTGAACACCGCCTTCCGCAACCTGACCGGCCAGGTCCGCAACATCGCCCAGGTGACGACGGCGGTCGCCAACGGCGATCTGACGCAGAAGGTCACGGTCGATGTCTCCGGCGAGATGCTGGAGCTCAAGAACACCGTGAACCGGATGGTGGACCAGCTCGGCTCCTTCTCCGCGCAGGTGACGCGGATGGCCCGTGACGTGGGCACCGAGGGACGGCTGGGCGGGCAGGCCCGGGTGGACGGCGTCAGCGGCACCTGGAAGGACCTGACCGACTCCGTCAACTTCATGGCCGGCAATCTGACCTCCCAGGTGCGGCAGATCGCGCAGGTCACGACGGCGGTCGCGCGGGGTGATCTGTCGCAGAAGATCGACGTGGACGCCCGGGGCGAGATCCTTGAGCTGAAGAACACGATCAACACGATGGTCGACCAGCTCTCGTCCTTCGCGGACCAGGTGACCAGGGTCGCGCGTGAGGTGGGTACGGACGGCCGCCTCGGCGGTCAGGCGCAGGTGCCCGGTGTGGCCGGCGTGTGGCGCGACCTGACGGACTCGGTGAACTTCATGGCCGGGAACCTGACCGGCCAGGTCCGCAACATCGCCCAGGTCGCCACGGCGGTCGCGCGAGGTGATCTGTCGCAGAAGATCGACGTGGACGCCAAGGGCGAGATCCTTGAGCTGAAGAACACCCTGAACACCATGGTCGACCAGCTCTCGTCCTTCGCCGAGGAGGTCACCAGGGTGGCCCGTGAGGTGGGCACCGAGGGCATCCTGGGCGGCCAGGCCGAGGTCAAGGGCGTCAGCGGTACGTGGAAGGACCTCACCCAGTCCGTCAACTTCATGGCGAACAACCTGACCAGTCAGGTCCGCAACATCGCCGACGTCACCAACGCGGTGGCCAACGGCGACCTGTCGCGGAAGATCACCGTCGACGCCAAGGGTGAGATCCTCGCGCTGGTCACCACCGTGAACACCATGGTGGACACGCTGTCGGCCTTCGGTGACGAGGTCACGCGCGTCGCCCGTGAGGTGGGTACGGAAGGCCAGCTGGGCGGTCAGGCGCGGGTGCGCGACGTGTCGGGCATCTGGAAGGACCTGACGGAGTCGGTCAACGGCATGGCGTCGAACCTGACCAGTCAGGTGCGGTCGATCTCCTCGGTGGCCACGGCCGTCGCCAACGGCGACCTCACCAAGAAGATCGACGTGGACGCCCGGGGCGAGATCCTGGAACTGAAGAACACCATCAACACGATGGTGGACACCCTCTCCGCCTTCGGTGACGAGGTCACCCGTGTCGCCCGCGAGGTCGGCACGGAGGGCATCCTCGGCGGTCAGGCCCGCGTGCCGGGCGTGGCGGGGACCTGGAAGGACCTGACGGAGTCCGTCAACGGCATGGCGTCCAACCTCACCGGTCAGGTGCGGCAGATCGCCCAGGTGACGACGGCGGTGGCCCGCGGCGACCTGTCCAAGAAGATCGACGTCGACGCGCGCGGCGAGATCCTGGAGCTCAAGACCACCATCAACACCATGGTCGGGCAGCTGTCCGCCTTCGGTGACGAGGTGACCCGGGTGGCCCGAGAGGTGGGCACCGAGGGCCGTCTCGGCGGTCAGGCGCGGGTGCCGGACGTCTCCGGCATCTGGAAGGACCTCACCGAGTCGGTGAACCTGATGGCCAACAACCTGACCAGCCAGGTCCGCAACATCGCGCAGGTCGCGACCGCCGTGACCCGCGGCGATCTGAATCTGCGGATCGACGTGGACGCGGCGGGCGAGATCCTGGAACTCCAGGACTACATCAACACGATGATCGCCAGGCTGCGCGAGACCACGCTCGCCAACAAGGAGCAGGACTGGCTCAAGGGCAACCTGGCCCGGATCTCCGGTCTGATGCAGGGCCGCCGCGATCTGCTGGACGTCGCCACGCTGATCATGAGCGAGCTGACCCCGGTGGTCTCGGCCCAGCACGGCGCCTTCTTCCTCGCCGAGGACACCACCGAGGTGGGGGAGGAGTACGAACTGCGGCTGATCGGCAGCTACGGCTTCTCCAAGCGCA
It encodes the following:
- a CDS encoding DegT/DnrJ/EryC1/StrS family aminotransferase; amino-acid sequence: MTTAGRRHGIASDMTATALRDTLAELRIGRGAEVIVPSFGPGAPADAVRLAGATPVFADIDPRTFCLDPQAVAAGITSRTAAIVPVNVFGHPAPMALLGELAERYGLALVEETPSDEDMGVVARRRAQARFLDSALTGVVVPYTKPGARHVYHQYTVRVPGNGRPDRDAFAAALAARGVRATVAVPVPVHRMPAHRSGVVLPQTEAVAADSLSLPVHPGLTQRELTRIAAVCNALGGLVRTDSRRSERV
- a CDS encoding SpoIIE family protein phosphatase, which gives rise to MITARAAATFEPVGRSVAVARAFVRDTLHGWGFADVVDDAVVLTSELVTNAVVHAGTAADVQCLRYDTAVRVEVADHYPEREVPMQTRGRQFRDTDNEGGRGLLLCAALASRWGVEYTGAGKQVWFQLDLPERPAGTRSTSPVLPTSELPLADERVRVAVIQVDRQGRVTRWNDDAAHLFGHSSDAVLGKSLADLTAWPQTPGTGIGLAEALQLSRWEGTYGLRGGDGRVLSVYGSHLRVRDSAGEPSTVLLLVRAEERAVLQTPSRGPAPSDSGMSQRGKSADAFEVFIGSPAPDDLDSLLQRTVERARDMLDGDAAYLLLATDDETELEVRASTGLPSARQRFARVPVEAGTGRYGSARMPAVHEDLTSVPGAVPLLSGTGMRSVVTVPLKVEGRLTGSIGVAAEAPGRYSNQEALRLQFAADRIALAVESARLTELERLRRGSLSFLVEASDLLAGTLERDQTLALMAQMTVPTLASWCAVYTIAEQSEPELAFVLHEDEDRIDGIKALLSQVRPPDPDPTPGARMWTAPSDAAHSSALRASLRSLGVGSGANARPPSTPGVALATAAAVGGETVVLPLVARNRVIGMLTLGKSADERFRQEILELAEDLSRRAALALDNARLYSERTAISQALQRSLLPPELPCVPGVEVEVVYRAAGEGNEVGGDFYDLFPIRDGCWGFAIGDVCGTGPEAAAVTGLARHALRLLAREGFGGAAVLERLNAAILDEGARSRFLTLLYGELWPQSDGSAMLRMVCAGHPLPLRLRPDGSVEPATEPQPLLGVMDDLELFEQTVTLDPGDVLLCVTDGVTERREGSRMLGDDGLADVLATCTGLTAGAVAARIQRAVERFASDAPSDDMAILAMRVPALPTT
- a CDS encoding HAMP domain-containing protein, translating into MESGASARGAVTRSKNGRSRGSGTIEVDSAALTKLLAALSAMRDGNFRKRLTVSGDGVMAEIAAVFNEVADRNQHLTGELARVRRVVGRDGKLTERLESGSSEGAWAAAIEASNALVDDLVRPVSEVGRVLSAVAEGDLEQRMDLRAQNADGSAHPLRGEFLKVGRTVNGLVDQLSAFTDEVTRVASEVGTEGKLGGQAKVRGMSGSWKDLTDSVNTMAYRLTAQVRDIALVTTAVAKGDLSRKVTVHVAGEMLELKNTVNTMVDQLSSFSSEVTRVAREVGTEGELGGQAQVPGVAGVWKDLTDSVNLMAGNLTAQVRDIAQVTTAVANGDLSQKITIGARGEVAQLAETINAMTETLRTFADEVTRVAGEVGAEGQLGGQAQVPGAAGTWKDLTDSVNTAFRNLTAQVRDIAQVTTAVANGDLSQKVTVDVSGEMLELKNTVNTMVDQLSAFGAEVTRVAREVGVEGQLGGQAQVPGAAGTWKDLTDSVNTAFRNLTGQVRNIAQVTTAVANGDLTQKVTVDVSGEMLELKNTVNRMVDQLGSFSAQVTRMARDVGTEGRLGGQARVDGVSGTWKDLTDSVNFMAGNLTSQVRQIAQVTTAVARGDLSQKIDVDARGEILELKNTINTMVDQLSSFADQVTRVAREVGTDGRLGGQAQVPGVAGVWRDLTDSVNFMAGNLTGQVRNIAQVATAVARGDLSQKIDVDAKGEILELKNTLNTMVDQLSSFAEEVTRVAREVGTEGILGGQAEVKGVSGTWKDLTQSVNFMANNLTSQVRNIADVTNAVANGDLSRKITVDAKGEILALVTTVNTMVDTLSAFGDEVTRVAREVGTEGQLGGQARVRDVSGIWKDLTESVNGMASNLTSQVRSISSVATAVANGDLTKKIDVDARGEILELKNTINTMVDTLSAFGDEVTRVAREVGTEGILGGQARVPGVAGTWKDLTESVNGMASNLTGQVRQIAQVTTAVARGDLSKKIDVDARGEILELKTTINTMVGQLSAFGDEVTRVAREVGTEGRLGGQARVPDVSGIWKDLTESVNLMANNLTSQVRNIAQVATAVTRGDLNLRIDVDAAGEILELQDYINTMIARLRETTLANKEQDWLKGNLARISGLMQGRRDLLDVATLIMSELTPVVSAQHGAFFLAEDTTEVGEEYELRLIGSYGFSKRTMSTVFLPGEGLIGQAAVEKRSILIEHVPPGYLKIVSGLGEAPPSHVIVLPVLFEGRVLGVIELAAFQPFTQIQKDFLNQITDIIAISVNTISVNTKTEGLLKQSQELTEQLQERSAELESRQRALELSNGELEEKAELLARQNRDIEVKNTEIEEARQVLEERAEQLAVSMRYKSEFLANMSHELRTPLNSLLILAKLLADNADGNLSPKQVEFAQTIHGAGSDLLQLINDILDLSKVEAGKMDVSPTRIALVQLVDYVEATFRPLTAEKGLDFSVRVSPELPVTLHTDEQRLLQVLRNLLSNAVKFTDSGSVELVIRPAGAEVPQSIREQLLEAGTLRDPDQPLIAFSVTDTGIGIAAGKMRVIFEAFKQADGTTSRKYGGTGLGLSISREIARLLGGEIHADSQPGRGSTFTLYLPLSLGEVPPAMPQLGSGGQGDEHALPGRTRSPGSSLARLRRRSAQPAPQPAAANGQAHGRQIGHGQVHEPWVDEPQSDAYPGFTGGFHGEKVLIVDDDIRNVFALTSVLEQHGLTVLYAENGREGIEVLEQYDDIAVVLMDIMMPEMDGYATTTAIRKMPQFAGLPIIALTAKAMKGDREKSIDSGASDYVTKPVDTDHLLTLMEQWMHAR